A window from Mya arenaria isolate MELC-2E11 chromosome 9, ASM2691426v1 encodes these proteins:
- the LOC128245942 gene encoding histone-lysine N-methyltransferase SETMAR-like has protein sequence MSHVSARWVPRLLTVEEKDVRVRESRTFVRKVGRDPSYLSRIITTDETWVHYFEPDSKQASMVWKHADSPPPKKAKAVKSMGKTVRRNHMHALRKKRPDMAAQIENVVLHQDNAPSHTATNTQLDIEVLGLQQAILPPYSPDLAPLDFPQLKTFLRGTRFNDRTEISHAIQTFNRTLDRDWFMNVYENWARSHNKCIAHQAEYFEKA, from the exons ATGTCACACGTGAGCGCTCGATGGGTCCCTAGACTACTCACAGTGGAAGAAAAGGATGTTCGAGTCAGAGAATCAAGGACGTTCGTTCGAAAAGTTGGAAGGGATCCGTCCTACCTCTCGCGAATTATAACAACAGACGAGACTTGGGTCCACTACTTTGAACCAGACAGTAAACAGGCATCAATGGTTTGGAAGCACGCCGACAGTCCACCTCCTAAAAAGGCGAAGGCAGTAAAGTCGATGGGAAAG ACGGTACGCCGCAATCACATGCATGCCTTACGGAAGAAGCGCCCAGACATGGCAGCTCAGATTGAAAACGTAGTATTGCACCAGGACAACGCCCCAAGCCATACCGCTACGAACACACAATTAGACATCGAAGTGTTAGGGTTGCAGCAAGCTATCCTTCCACCATATTCCCCCGATCTTGCCCCATTGGATTTTCCACAGTTGAAGACATTTTTGCGAGGAACACGATTTAATGATAGAACTGAGATTAGCCATGCGATACAAACATTCAATCGCACATTAGACCGTGATTGGTTCATGAACGTTTATGAGAACTGGGCAAGAAGCCACAATAAGTGTATCGCACATCAGGCTGAATACTTTGAGAAGGCATAA